The genomic DNA ctTTATGGAAGAATATCATCGTGTTTTGTAGTGCATTAATCCACCAGTTTTATAACATTTCCAGAAAACTAGAAAAGATGAGCCCCAGTTTGCTCTGACTTTGGAGAATAATTTCTTAACTCTTGTGTAAAATACTCTAATATTCACCTCCCTCTCAGGTCTGACTGTCATGACAGTAGATGTTAATAACACAGGTGACTTTATTCTTAATAATCAGGTCAAATATCCTCCAGGACAAGAACATCTTAAACGTGCCTGCTGGCATTAGCACTTAGCTGAGAGAACCCCTGTGCCGAGCATCACCAGCTTTTGGACTCTTGTCTCTGGTTGGATTGCAAAGAATAAAAGTCTCACAGTTTGATATTTCAGTGGCAAACAATTTAAATGAACAGCTTTGAATCAAAGGGCAGCTCTGCTGTAAAATGCTTCGGACGGCGGTTTGCAAAACACTTTCTCCAGAAGGTGATGTGATGCAATTTTTCTGTCTGAAATGAGACTTGGATTATCTTGAAacaacagttttattttctaCCAGACCAATCACAAAGCAGACTGTAGATAAAAGTAATAATTAATCATTTAATATTCCAAAATGAGCGCAGCAATTTATCACGATACACTGCTGTTTTCAATCATTCTTCTGCTCCATGTAATGATCtctaaattttaaatgtttttaattagtttttcaaGCCCTGCTGCTCCCCGTCTGATTCTTTTATGTAAATCCCTTTTATGACAAACACGCAAAAACTACGTCACCCTCAACCCACTTCCTGTCTGAGTGCATTTCAAGGCACTCAAAGCCCTTTGTTAAAGAGATGAAAAGTGAGTCCAGAAGCAGAGAGAGCTGCAGTGGGAGCAAAGCGTCCAGAAAAGCGGGGACACCTGAGCTCAGGTCGTCTTTTtcacacacctgtgtgtgctTGGCGAGAGGAGATGCAGTAAGCACCGACCTCATGCTGCACTTTTGTCTGAAGGTGGAAAGACTGACGCTGGCTGCAAAATCTGTTTGATGTAGGATGAGGACACAGACACTCTTCATCTTACACTTCATCTCAGGTTCCCTGAAAATAGCCTTTTTAGAGTCTGggtcatttcatttttcagtatgaTGATATGTGTTTTATAACATCCCAGAGAATCTCCGTCAGATGTAGTTCAGTAGATGAAACAAACGTCTGTCTGGACAGAGCCACTCTATCACTAAACCTTTAGCTCCGCTTTAAGGGTGTAAATAAATTTGAGTTACTGGTTCTTTTCATACAAGTCTTCATTGTGTTTCCTCTCCTTGTTGCATGCTCCCACACTCGGTCTTCTCATTTATGACCTTTCGAGCTGTTGCTGGTCCATGCCTTTGTCTGCCACCCTCATAATAatacatatactgtattttgagCAGTGACTGTGCCCCCCAGTCTCCTGTGTCTCGTTCCTCTTTCCTGTGAAACATTTGCAGTTGTGCAGGGCTGCAGTTAGCAAGTATGACTTCCTGGATatcagttttctctttttcttttcattttttttgttttttagtgccAGGCAGCCTGTTTCCTCCTCAACTGGAGAAGTTTATCATCAGTTTTCTGTCAGAAGCAATAATTTCACCGACATGATCTTTTCCATACCAAAACACAGGGTTGTGCCTCTTTTTGTCTGGATTTAAttaaagtgaaaattaaaacagctAAAAGTCCAACTTTCTTTGTGTCACAGTCGCTGGGCCATTGACACACTTTTGGCTTCATCACTGTTTTGTCTTGagtttgtttcttagttgctgtgtttagttttttgttcCCGTTGCTGCTATGTTTATTGTTTATAATATTCCTTCTTTCAGTTTACCTTGCCTCCTTGGTGTTCCCCATGTATTGTCAAGACTCAGTCAAGGATGTTCCCCTGtttagttacttcctgttttatttttgtagccTTGGTCTCGTGctttttctatttaattttactttCCTGTGTCTCATTATCCCTGATTTGTTCCCGTTGTGTCTGCCACCTGTTTGCCCCGTGTGTCACCCTGTGTCAGGGATCCTTTGTTCCCTACCTCCTAGCTCCCCCAGGTTTATTCCTTCGACTTGTATAAaagcttgttttcttttgatgCCTACCTGTGAGTCAGCATTTGGGGTCCTTTCCTCCATTACTAAATATGCATGAACTTTCATGCAGGTTAGTGTCTTTAAAGTGCCTCACAGATCAGGAAggcagaaaaatatgaaaaatatatatattggaggaacttcaaaataaaaccatgttaagtaaaatcaagtttaaaATAACGGCTCAGTTTAAAGTCCAGCCTTGTGCTGTCTCTGTTTCTGTAAAATGTGCAGGAAATTAGGTGTTATGATCACATTTTGGGGaatcaatttttttaaatatttataggTGCAAATAAGCAGCTGCTAACTTATCATTTTTTGAGTGTAACTTCAGTAATTTTGATGTTCATCTTCATATttgttgtctgtctttcaggaaaaaataaatgtgaaggAGGGAGCAGTGATCCAAGAGATCCAACAAACACAGCGATGTGATTACATGACCAACCTGTTACTGTTTGAACAGAGTATTTATTTGAACAGGTGCCAGCTCTCACACTGGCCCCCTATCATGACACAGAGGTGGGACCCATGATCGATAATGAAGTGATGCAAGCATTTGAATCTTTAAAAGAACCTCAGAGGCTGAGTTCTGCAGCTGATTACCTGCAAATAAACAGTCAGTGGCAGTGattctttatgtttcttctCTACATTTATTCATTCTTTTCACATCTCTGGCTCTTTCTGTCGCTAACTGACACTCACATCATGTTTTGTTCAGTGAACTCCAGCGTGAActcttgctgtttgttttttattctctgCAGGTTGAGGTGAGAAGATGAAGCCTGCACAGGTGTTTGCATTGACTCTACTGTCTGTTGTTGCGATCGGCGCTCAGGTCTTGAGGTTGGGCAAATGTCCCCAGCCTGCTGTTCAGGCCAACTTTGACGCCAACAGGGTGAACACTAAATTTTTTCCTCTTCTACCGTTTTATGTTGTGGGACATACAGCTGATATCTATACACCTGCTTTTCctacaaacacaaaatattaaTTATGGGCTCTCTGAATCTCGTGCTTCCTCTGCAGTACATTGGAAAATGGTATGAAATCCATAAGTTGCCCACAAGCTTCCAGAAAGGCCAGTGTGCCACTGCTAACTACACCCTGCTGAGTCCTGGAGTCATCGAGGTCCTGAACACTGAGCTTCTGTGAGCAGCTAAAATATTTCCGTTTAGATTtgacattttgaaaatgttttaatttttaagaaAACTTCTGCATAAACTCAGAAGTACACATGGTCCTTGACATAATTGTAATAATCGGAGGACTTTTTATTCTTCACACCACCGCTTCATTCTACTAAAAACAGCATTACCGTACAACCGCTTGCTTCTGCTTTTTAAATCCTCGTTCTAGACGTTTTTGCTTCAGATGTTTTCAACGTCCCTGAACAAAACTCATGCCTCATGAACACGCAGGGTCACTGGCTGAACCTTTGTACTGTTCCAGAATTATACAAAGAGAGCATTTtgtaggaaaaaatatatataattgaaGGAAAGTACACGAGTAGAATTAATTTCTATttcatgtttcattttattaGCGATAATGGAACCGTTAACGCCATCGTCGGCTCTGCCAAAGTCAAGGACCCCGCTGAGCCTTCCAAGCTTGAGGTCTCCTTCAACAGTAAGTTGTCATAAATGACTTTCAAGTTCAGTCATGACAGATTCAAGTGAGCCACATATCCCTGCTGTTTTCACCTCTCCTGCAGACTCTCCTCCCGGCCCCTACTGGGTTCTGTCCACCGACTACGACGGTCACTCTCTGGTCTACGGCTGCACCGACTACGGCCTGTTCCGTGTGGAGCTGTCCTGGATCCTGAGCAGGAAGCCTACCCTCTCTAAGGATACCCTCGAGAAGCTCCAAGGCATACTGTACTCTGTCGGCGTCAGCGTGGAAAACATGGTCCCCACCAACCAGGACGAGACTTACTGCAGCCCGGTGAACCAGTGAACCAGTTAATGTACGCTCCTACTTCAGCCCACAGGACTTTGAGGCAGGGGACACAATGATTACATGCAAAGACAATGCAACAATAAAGCTGTGTAAAGAAATTTCATGTTGTCCATTTTGACATTGCAAACACAAACTGCAccttttaaaatctaaaactagGATTTAAATTCCAACAATGCCCAGAAGATAAAAGTCCCAATTTCTCTTTCACCTTCAGCACTTTTCTTTTCAACTTTACTTACTGCTGATGGGGTTAGACTCCTTCTTAAAAGCATGTTTTTAGCCTTCTTCCTTTCACTGGTTAATTTCAGAGTTGCAAAGTTAGCTGTCAGTCACATGacgtgttttttgtcttttttcctaaTCCAACTTAATGatacactttatttttattgccacttaaaaaacaaagtgcTCCATGAaggaaaacagactttaaaaaagaaaaagaaaaagaaaagcccaATTTCATCTCCATTAAGCTACAGTGAAGGCAAAGAGGCTGAGGATGAAACCTAACAAATGAGCAGCTCCAGTTAAAAGATTTAgacataaaaaagcaaaaacctaTTCTATGGAACAAGGTGAAGGaaactaaaaaaagagagaaaagtcaTTTAAAGCCCAGTTTTAAATACTTCATTAATAATGTGTAAGAATTCCACCCTGACCAccacttaaaatcctttttatccctttttttcattcttgatGTGTTTCACCGACTCCACCCAGCTCACAGGCACAAATGTACCCCAGTTTGATCCCAGCTTCACTAAAGcacaactttaaaaatagaaaattacCTTAAATGAATGTATCTATTAAGTGAAATAAAGTTACCCCAAATAAAGTTAATTCAGTCTAATGCAGCTGTCCTTAAAGATGTGTGTTGGTTCAGTTGTGTGTCAGTGTCAGCAGCTGTATATTGAGACAGTAAACAAAAGGAATGCAGTGAGAATGGTCCACTTTTATTGGTGCAACAATATAAATATTGACCAAAGAGTTAAAGCAGACATTATATTagcaattattattaattaatctTGTATTATATCTGACAGTAGGcccaatttttttatttttttattttatttttttttgcattgacCTCTCATGGAGACATTCAGTGATAACCACAGCACATGTTTACTCGTGCATGACTCTGCAGTAATCTCTATCCTGATTGGTGTCAAGCAGATTCTCCACACTGGCTCCAAAAGAGGACAGGATGCTCTGCAGCTCCTCCAGGGTCTCCTTAGGAAGGGTGGGATTTCTGCTCAGGATCCAGATGAACTCCCCATGTAACGATTCCATTTCAGTACAGCTGTAGACCAGGGCGAAGTTGTCGTAGTCGGTGGACAGAACCCAGTATGGGGAAGGGGGAGTGTCTGGAGGTGAGTGCAAAGGGATTTTTGTACAATTCAGCTCtccagtttaaaatgtttaatatgtgtgtaaaaacaaaaaacaagggtTCATACTCTCAAAGAAGGTGACCAGCAGCTTGGCAGGCTCAGATGAACTTGCGGCCTTGGCAGTGCCGTTGATGCTGTCAATGGTGCCGTCAGGACTTAAGCAGATAAACAgttaaaagttattttaaaaagaaaaatactttttatgTTCAGACTGTTCAGAGTCAAAGCAACTTATTTACTCTTTCAAAgtacttttcattttatttagtattatttgtttgtaaatgtaaaattcaaGTTCTTCTTAAAGGAAATGTTGGTGAGTTGTAGTCAGCAGGTGATTTGTCATTTCCTTAAAGGGTGGGCTGGTAGTCAGAGAACACCACAGCCATTAACAATCAGACTagcctgggtttttttttctttattaagttAACTTATGTAGTGCTTTTCACAGACATGAAAGTCACAAAGCACTGCACAACAATTAAAACACAATATCAAGAGAGAACCATGTTAAAACAGAACTGAAAAAAAGTGTCAGCAGAAGGCTCGATTAAACACAACTGACTCCACAGAGTCATTTAAACTGAGCTGGAGTGGTAAACTTTTATGGATTGGATTCAGGATGAATCCTTCTTCTCTATAGACTTATTCATTTACTGGTTATACATTATGGTAAAACCTAAACTGTGTCTCatctaaaatatttttcagatgCAGTCTGAGGTTTGAGGAATTAACCATTTATTGtaaatgatattttaaatctaaGAAGAGACTGAAGAGCAGGACTGAGAGGACACGGTTCCAATGACAAATCTGCTCTTCCAGCACCACAGACAGCACCATGGATATATCCATATCTATATCTTTTACATGTATTCCAGAGAAATGGTGCAGGACAAAGACTCTGACTTGTACAAACATTATTCGGATAACGGATCAGTGAGCAAAGGAGAGCAGACTAACAGCCTCAGCTCTGTGCCTGAGTACTCTCAGGCACTGAAGTACTCACAGCAGCTCCTTGTTGAGGACACCAACGACTCCTGGGCTTTGCAGGCTGTAGGTGGCAGTGCTGCACTGGCCCTTCTGGAAGCTGTTTGACAGTCTCTGGATCTCATGCCATTTACCAAGATACTGTAGAGGAAGTTGAATTGGTTTTGTTTGTGAGGCAGATGTGCACACTGGACATTCCAGTTTACCTTAATGaagataaattaaaatacaactCAGAGTGAGGAGTTTGGTATTCACCCTTGCAGCATCAAATTTCTCCTGAACGGCAGGCACGGGGCATCTTCCTGGTTTTATAGACTGAGCACCGGCTGCCACAATGGACAGCAAAGTGAGGGAAATCACCTGGATGGCATTCATTTTTCTCCACAACctgtaaagaacaaaaaaaaaagtttgtcagCTTTTAAAGATAAAGCATAAAGAACAGGGGGTACATGCGGGTGTTACTCACTTGCCTGTTTTACTGGGTAGTAGTGACgctctgtgttttcattcaatgtTTATACACCTGTCGGTGATCAGCCCCGCCTTCCCATTAGCATGTGAGGTTATTTTGAGGAAGCAGGTATGAGATGCTCAACATCTGGTCCCATTCTCATCTACTCCAGAATTGGGGCCTCAGACAGAAAGAGATTAGTTTCGTGTGAAAGTTAGATAAGTATGCAGAACTTGACTGTTGaataacatttaaagaaaaatatagtGGGAACCAAAGGTGATTATGTATAATATAAGATGGCTTCCTTTGCTTGTGTGTGCCCCATCTAGAGGAGATAAGGACTCCAAAGGATTGTCTGAAAACAGCAGGTGCTCTTACTGATTAATCATAACTTAATGATAAAAAGTCATCATTCATCATTATTATATAATACAAAACCTTTTTTCAATgcaataaaaaccaaaatattcATAAATACATCTTAACtgctaaaacattttcagagataATTCAATTTGTGAACAGAATTCTTTGGAGCAGTGGCTTCCCCAAGTGAGTAGGAGCGATCCACTGAGGTACAAGTACATAACTTATAAGGATTTATCCTGATGATCTCTTTAACATTTACTGCCCACAGTTTATAGCAGAAGAAGCCCACAAATATGTTGCTGGCAGTGATATATCAGCTGATACATAGGTATCGATATTTATAATGactaataaatgaaaaactgaaaaagtaaagaagagacaggagaaacacccttcagccATGTTAGGAATGTCAGTGTTGCAAAGTtggtccaccagagggcactgtGCAAGTTTCCTGCTTTTGAAATTCCACAAACTACAAAAATCAGCTGATCTGACCAGAGTCTGGTAGAGCATTATGGGTAATCCATGACTTGTGGTATAATTGCATGTGACAAATTTTATGGAAATCGTTTTATGTTTAGGATctctgaaagaaataaaaatgcccAATATATCGAATTGTTAAATATTGGTGTTGGTTTCAGTCTTAAAAATCTGTTATTTGTCAGGTTCTATTAACACAATACCACGAAtcggttttctttttttattaaatctgCCGATTTTTTTAACTTCATCTAATTTGTCATTGCAGAACAACACAGTTTTCTAGTGTACATGTGAAGAGACCTATTTTTGCGGATAGCCTTGACACAACATACCTGATGTGTCACACACAAAACTAACTCTAACCTCCAGATATGCTAAAATAATTGAAACCTTTTTCATGTTTCCTCCAGTCAGACACACAACAATATCTTTTTTGGATTCAGTGTTTAagttaaaatgtataaaatcagCACATCTTCACAGTTTTTGTTCAGGAACTCCAACACAAACTGTTATTTCAGGGAATCTTGATCCTGAAGAATCCTACTATCCATTATCTCACAGTAATCAAGACCTAAACAAGATTTCCACCAGCCACAAAAGACGTAATGCTTCCAACTTAGAGGGATTACGGCTTCGGTACAGTCGTCATTTGGTGTGGAGAAGAAGACAGGAAATGCAGGTGATCCGGACACCAGATTGTTGCTGTAATTAGAAGATGGATGGTGTCTGTACTGACCCAGTGAATTTATAGCCAGACCCGTTTCTTGAGGTTAAACCTGCTCTGATCCCTTTGCCTCACTGTGACTCCATAATACTGGGTGCAAGCAACTTGGACAGAAATCCCTTATAAAAAGCTTACCCCCAGGAGATTCCTAAATTAGCGGTTTAGATGTCCTAATGCTTTGTTCTCTTAATTCTTAAGTACTTTattaatgctgttgtttttattttaaaaaaaaaaactagttgTCTCCCAAATCACTGCTTAAACACACAAGAAATATGCTgacccaatttaaaaaaaaacataggaaTACTAAATAATGTTACTTCAGCTGGTTCATCTGATACTCTTAGTTTAGTGTATTTTATCACCTAAAATGATGTATAAAACAATATGttgcatttttcttatttttaaaatattttattgaatctaattgtatttatatggtgcttttaaaaaaactacaGGGTttgacaaagtgctgtacaaagcagcaaaacaataaaaaacaaataaaacaaataaaaaaaaacaagtagtAAATCATAATCCAGTGGGTTTAACACACACCTGCAGAGGACCCAGGTCTACGAGACAGGCAACacaaatacaatacaaatacaacacaaatactatgactgaGGTCATTGTCTGGAGACATTTTTTCattgaaaaaattaaacatttttatcctATTCATGCTTTAATGTCCTTTAGACACGCCAGTATTTGTTCACCTCAATTATTTTTATGAGTGAGTAAAtgtgggtgtcatctgcataaaaaCGATGGGCTAGTCCATGTTATAGTATTTAAAGCAGATAAAAAAGTTTAAAGACAGCCCTGAGAACTCTGGCTAACCCTGAAAGAAAGGTGTGATACACCCAGGACAGGTTCACGAGTCTATTGCAGAGCTCAGATAACGATACTCAGATAATTATGCAtgctca from Pelmatolapia mariae isolate MD_Pm_ZW linkage group LG18, Pm_UMD_F_2, whole genome shotgun sequence includes the following:
- the LOC134617533 gene encoding apolipoprotein D-like → MNAIQVISLTLLSIVAAGAQSIKPGRCPVPAVQEKFDAARYLGKWHEIQRLSNSFQKGQCSTATYSLQSPGVVGVLNKELLPDGTIDSINGTAKAASSSEPAKLLVTFFENTPPSPYWVLSTDYDNFALVYSCTEMESLHGEFIWILSRNPTLPKETLEELQSILSSFGASVENLLDTNQDRDYCRVMHE
- the LOC134617513 gene encoding apolipoprotein D-like, giving the protein MKPAQVFALTLLSVVAIGAQVLRLGKCPQPAVQANFDANRYIGKWYEIHKLPTSFQKGQCATANYTLLSPGVIEVLNTELLDNGTVNAIVGSAKVKDPAEPSKLEVSFNNSPPGPYWVLSTDYDGHSLVYGCTDYGLFRVELSWILSRKPTLSKDTLEKLQGILYSVGVSVENMVPTNQDETYCSPVNQ